The Urocitellus parryii isolate mUroPar1 unplaced genomic scaffold, mUroPar1.hap1 Scaffold_233, whole genome shotgun sequence genome includes a window with the following:
- the LOC144251824 gene encoding PR domain zinc finger protein 8-like has product MAASCARLAGPQTPPGSSQRSLPPSQLLRRRAGPLCKADGLLRKLALGRECGRGSRELNSEKEPEGPCEIVNFQAVKDLKSLASAAALKGSSPYTCLECSQRFQFEFPYVAHLRFRCPKRLHSSDLSPHDEQSGGVGTKYHGGGGGGKDHHQQQQQETPLGPGPKFCKAGPIHHYPAPSPDSSNPPAAAGGSSAKPSTDFHNLARELENSQGGTSCSLAQSLSSSSSSSSSSGSAGHQEAELSPDGIATGVCKGKRKFPEEAVEGGGGGGAGLVGGRARFAQRPLPASKEDLVCTPQQYRASGSYFSLEENGRLFAPPSPETGEAKRSAFVEVKKAGRGAGLQEEATVDGGSTTAEDHDAGGGCHSSTPAAASPAGAEKLLDPRPGGPLPSRLEGGSPARGSAFTSVPQLGGSGGTGAGGGAGSAGSGSAGSGQGSASDERKSAFSQPARSFSQLSPLVLGQKLGALEPCHPGDGVGPTRLYPAAADPLAVKLQGAADLNGGCRALQTGGGSLPKQSPFLYATAFWPKSSAAAAAAAAAAAGPLQLQLPSALTLLPPSFTSLCLPAQNWCAKCNASFRMTSDLMYHMRSHHQKEYAMEPLAKPRREEKLKCPICNESFRERHHLSRHMTSHN; this is encoded by the exons GAGTAGAGAGCTGAACAGTGAAAAGGAGCCCGAAGGCCCCTGCGAAATTGTCAACTTTCAGGCTGTTAAAGACCTCAAGTCATTAGCATCAGCTGCTGCACTAAAGG GGTCGTCCCCTTACACATGCCTGGAATGCAGCCAACGATTCCAGTTTGAGTTCCCCTACGTAGCGCATCTGCGTTTCCGCTGCCCCAAGAGACTTCACAGCTCTGATCTGAGTCCCCACGACGAACAAAGCGGCGGTGTGGGCACCAAATACCACGGGGGCGGAGGAGGCGGTAAAGaccaccaccagcagcagcaacagGAGACGCCATTGGGTCCGGGTCCCAAATTCTGCAAGGCTGGCCCCATCCATCATTACCCGGCTCCCTCTCCGGACAGCAGCAACCCACCCGCCGCCGCCGGTGGCAGCAGCGCAAAGCCATCCACAGACTTTCACAACCTGGCCCGGGAACTGGAAAATTCCCAGGGAGGCACCAGCTGCTCCCTGGCCCAAAgtctcagcagcagcagcagcagcagcagcagcagcggcagtGCCGGCCACCAGGAGGCGGAGCTGAGTCCCGATGGCATCGCCACGGGCGTCTGCAAAGGGAAGAGGAAATTCCCAGAGGAGGCTGTGGAGGGCGGCGGAGGCGGTGGGGCCGGGCTGGTGGGGGGCCGGGCGCGCTTCGCCCAGCGGCCCCTGCCAGCCTCCAAGGAGGATTTGGTTTGCACGCCGCAGCAGTACCGCGCTTCTGGCAGCTACTTCAGCCTGGAAGAAAACGGCCGCCTCTTCGCGCCACCCAGCCCCGAGACCGGAGAGGCGAAGCGCAGCGCCTTCGTGGAGGTGAAGAAGGCTGGCCGAGGGGCGGGCCTGCAGGAGGAGGCGACTGTGGATGGTGGGAGCACCACTGCCGAGGATCACGACGCAGGTGGTGGCTGCCACTCTTCCACGCCAGCGGCTGCGTCTCCTGCAGGCGCAGAGAAGCTGCTGGACCCGCGGCCCGGGGGCCCGTTGCCCAGCAGGCTGGAGGGCGGTAGTCCCGCGCGGGGCAGCGCCTTCACTTCGGTGCCACAGCTGGGCGGTTCCGGAGGCACCGGCGCAGGGGGCGGCGCGGGGTCAGCAGGTTCAGGTAGTGCGGGCAGTGGCCAGGGCTCAGCATCCGACGAACGCAAAAGCGCCTTCTCGCAGCCGGCGCGCTCCTTCTCACAGCTGTCCCCGCTAGTGCTGGGCCAGAAGTTGGGCGCGCTCGAGCCTTGCCATCCTGGCGACGGCGTGGGTCCCACCAGACTCTACCCGGCCGCTGCTGACCCTCTGGCAGTGAAGCTCCAGGGGGCCGCGGACCTGAACGGAGGTTGCAGGGCCCTGCAGACTGGCGGTGGCAGCCTGCCCAAGCAGAGCCCCTTCCTCTATGCCACTGCCTTCTGGCCCAAGAGCTCGGCGGCGGCTGCAGCTGCGGCTGCAGCAGCCGCTGGGCCCCTGCAATTGCAGCTGCCATCGGCGCTCACGCTGCTGCCGCCCTCCTTCACCTCGCTGTGTCTGCCCGCGCAGAACTGGTGCGCCAAGTGCAACGCCTCTTTCCGCATGACCTCCGACCTAATGTACCACATGAGGTCGCACCACCAAAAGGAGTATGCGATGGAGCCCTTGGCGAAGCCGCGGCGGGAGGAGAAACTCAAGTGCCCCATTTGCAATGAGTCCTTCAGGGAGCGCCACCACCTGTCTAGGCACATGACCTCACACAATTGA